The sequence below is a genomic window from Uranotaenia lowii strain MFRU-FL chromosome 2, ASM2978415v1, whole genome shotgun sequence.
TCAGGGTTCAGTACTATTCACCAATAAAATCTCACTAATGATTTCAGCGTAGCCGCCAACCAGTTAAAACCAGTCTATATTAAGGTTTCATATTATTTTACGATACATCTTCGACAACTCATTCTACTGCTAAAAACCGGCAGGTCCACATAATGTCGATAGCCGCATGCCTTATAGAAACAAGTTAATAAAAGTGCTAGTGTAACTACTGATCTTCTCATAGTCAAAGGGACGCGCTTGtgtaagaaaataatatttaactaatttcaattattttaatcagAGTACTTCATTCGAAAGTTATGCCTGTGAAAACGaacgataaagttttttttttgctcactcAAATAAGTTTGTAGTAGGTACATAATATGGATTTTAAATCGATGCCGTCGACATTGCGTTCGGCAGATGTCCGATGGTTCATGTTTTCAAAGAtgaacaattttatttgaagttttattgTTCTAAATTGGACTGCAGTTCGAACCACACCAAGACGAATCTACTGAAGTACGGCGCAAATACAAATCAGTGTTATTACACCACCATATTTGTTGtgtaatattgattttttttataatagatGACAtgatcaaacatttgaaaaaatgaatccgTCATGACTTTTGAACCATACTGAACATCTACCGCACCAACAGCGCCTTTTCAAAGACCTACTGAGAAATACTCTTCTGGCGATATGCCAAATTGTCATTTACCCCCAACTAGTCCTTCGTCCAACAGTTCATCGTCTACCGAAGAACCTCCAGCGGTGGCATGCAGCGGCAAGGGACTCGGCACCGGTGACTTCATAATATGTACCGACACTGAGGCCGGCGATCGAACCGGACCCGAACCACCACCCGAAGCAGCGGCAGCAGCAGCGGCGGCCACGACAGCTGCATTGCTCAACGCACTCATATGCTGGTGATGATTTTTCAGGGCCGCAACCAACTGTTGAGTATTATCGAGCTTGTTCATCAACTGAGCTGCAACAGCCGCTGCAGCAAAGGCCTGTGCTTGCTGATGAGAGGCCGCACCGGAAGATAATCCTCCATCCATCGAATTGCTGTTGGTCGTAGCATCAATCAGCTTATCCGATGAACTATTGTTCGACATTGTGCTACTAGGCCGGGAAGGTGGTCGCATCAGACTGGCAGCATCCACCGAATCACTGCTGCTGGAAAAATCCATGGCATGACTTTGAAGCCCCACTGGTGATGGGAACGGCGGTGGAACCGAGTTAGTAGGCGTTGTCGGAGTTGTTGAACACTTGCCGTATATAGATGGAAAGCCATCACGACTGTTGCCGCCAGATCCTTGGTGTTCTAAATTGGGCGACCGTCGCAAAAGCATTGCCGCATTTTGCATCACATTTGGAAGCATGGCCGAATGTAGAGGCGAGACATCGCCCGGGAGTTTGTTAAAAGGCAGTGAAAAGTCGCTTCCACTCGTTGGCGATTGCGCAATACTTGACATTGGAGTATTCGGAGCAGAAGATGATGTAGGTCGAGATTCCTTCAACTTGTCAATATCAGAGTTGGTTCTCGCAGAAAgtttaggaatttgaaatttcgtatCAAGTGTTTTGACAAACCCTTCCATATTTTGAATGGATGATGTAAAGCCtaacattttcatcacattcagCGCATTTGCGTTTGCAGCAGCTTGAGCAGCGGCCACTGCCATCGCTGCATTTTGGGCCATTATCGAagatgacgacgacgaagaTGACTTCGATGAGCTGCTACGGGATTTTTCTTTGCTCGATGAAGAACTGGAACCAGATTTCGACGATGAACGTATCGAGCTGGATGAAGAACTGGCTAGCGACCCTGAAGAACTCGATTTTTGGAACGATTTGGATGAACTAGAGCTAGAAGATTTTCCAGAAACTGATGGCAGCCCGCTGAAGCTTTGCGAACTGGACAATTTTTTAGACGGACCGCTCGATATTCCTGGTTTGAGACCGGATTTagagctgctgctgctactgccgGACGAACTACTACTCTTAGagccttttttattttgaattgtaaGCTTGATGCCTTCAGAACTCGGTTTGACCATGTATTCGGATCCTTTGGCCGCTTGCAGCGAAGCAGACGTAAGTTGGCTCAATGCAGCTGCAGTTGCCACTGCTGCTGTAGCTGCTGCTGATTGACCGGAAAAAATCGCAGTTAGAGATGCTGGGGAAGATCCGGTGGCGGCGGACGAAACTGAAGCACTCGTGAGGTCTGTGGAGGAAGCACACAATGAGGAGCACAAAATTACTGTTAAGCACGTTGATGTTATCATGGATGAATCAAAATGCTACTGCTTGTTTGGTTTTGGTTTCGTTTTGTTTATGAAGATGATACATGAGGAGGGTTTTGTTAGTAAACTGATTAAATGCTTGATTTGTTGGTTTATGATTGGGTTTATTCAAAACTCACTTGATACAGAGGCACTGGTGGCCTTGCTGGAAGAAGACGTTTCTTTTATTGTAAAGCCTGCTTGTTGGGCTAACTCCGGTAGCAGCATCAACGAGCTTTCGTCGCCACTCTGGGCAGATTTGAGCTTATCAATCACAGCACTGAGAGAGCTTTTACGGTTTTTCATTGCCTGTTGTAACAACAACATACTTGCAGCCGAGGCTgcgttggtgtgatttttggACAAATCTGTTGGTGTGCTTCCAAATATGCCGTTGTCAGAAAAATCAATACTACCACTTCCTGCACTGCTTCCTCCACTGCTGTTACTATTCATCAATTCCAACTGAACTCCAGCCGCCAGTGACGTTCCACAGCTAGACAAATCCAACTGCTTTAGTTTTACGGCAGGAGTTTTTAGCTTTGGACTCGAGGAACTGGAAGAAGACGAATAGCCCGACTTTTTGTCGCTTCGATCCCTATCACGATCTCTATCTCGTGATGAAGAAGATCCGCTACCCCCACCGCTTTTGCTGCTTCCTCCTGATGTTAAAGCGATACCATCTTCATTATTTCTGGAACTGGGACTGCTACTACTGCTACTAGTTGCCGACTTGAGGGCAGACATGCTTGGTTTACCGCCACCTGAACTCCCGCCAGATATGTGCTTCGGTGAAGATGTGCCATAATTCCCCTGATGTTTGGGACTGCTGTGGTGAACAGGTGAATGCTTAGGGCTAGatttactgctgctgctgctagggCTACTACTCTTGGTTGGGATGGGCGATACGGTAAACTTGCGACTGCTACCTGAAGGAGAACTAGGAGCATCATTTTTCGATGGTATCTTGTGTGGTGGTCCCATTTGTTGTTGCAGTAAAGCCAATTGTTCTTCGTGTTTGcgctttttctttttctccatTCGAGCACGATCGGACTCACTACTGCTACTTTTTCGACTGGAACTGCTGCTTCCGCTACTATGTTTTTTGTCACTACTTCCGGAAGAACCACCACTTCTTGAAGACCCACCAGATGAGCCCATTGGAATCGGTGTAATGGTAACAGAGGATGACATAGTTGTCGACGAATTGGTCAACGGAATTATTTCGATGCCAGACCGCTTCTCAACGCTGTTGAGATTCGAAGAACCGGATCCTTGTTTGCCAACCGCTATCGGAGTAATACTAACAGAGGATGTGAATGAATGTTTCTCCTCCGCTGCTTTGTTATTCGAAGAGAATGAATGTTTTGATAAGCTAGGATCAGATTTTACAGTATCTAAAAAATCATCGCGAATCGTTTGGGCTGGACGGACTAGGTCAGAATCCGATTTTGACGTTTCCAAATTGACCACATTATTTACTGTCGAGTCTCTACTGATGGGAGCAGTCAATGAGATTGAGACATTTGTGGGGGATGATGTTTTcaacgaagacgacgacgacgatgatgatgatgatgatgcaatATGTTGTGCCATGTTCGTTTGATTTCCACCCAAAGAGTTGTTAGAGTCACCGCTGCTCATGTTCGTTGACTCctcataatcatcatcatcttcctCGTCTTGTTCGATGTCCTCATCGTCTCCTTCCGTTTCTACTTTGATACTCTTTGGGCTTTTACAAAAATCCTCCCCGCCTCGTCGTTTTTTTGCCACTGGATCCATCGGTTCAGTTTTGATCTGATGCACCATTCCAGTTTGCTGTCCATTTAATCCCGGACCAACACCAATATTACCACCTCCACTTCCGCCAGTTTCTACACCCGGTCCACCAGACCCATTCCCTCCACCATCATCGGGTCCCATCGACATACTAAAATTTCCATCTTCGCCACCACCAGGATTAGGACCTCCAGTCAATTGTTTTCCTTTAAACTTCGCCTCGTATTCCTCATCCCATAGTTTCATCAAAGCACGCAATGTCACCGGAATCGAAAGAGTCCGTTGCACGATTAGAGACACTCGGTTGATGATCCGTTCGTCACACTCGTAATCACCGTAGAAAATTCGAACTTTTATTGCCAAAATGTTGCGTAGATCGAATTCCACCATGGCAAGCGATTCCTCGAACGGATGCTGGAGAGAAACGGTTATCTGCTGACAGGACAGAGCCGATACTTCAAACACCAGCAGCTGTTCGTAGTCGCTGATACGCGTACTGGATGCACCATTGTTCCGCACACAGCTGACCAGCAGCTGGTTGAAGAGAGCTTGCTGCCTTAGGAATATTAAAATCTTGGACACGTGTTGCGGCTCGGTGAAAGGAATACTGCTCACAATAGTCCCcttaaaaagaaaatagattgagttaagaattggaaaaaaaacctaaaacaaaataaactgtACCTGTAAGTTTTTGTTCTCAGCTAGATAATAGCAATGATACTGATCGGGCAAAGTTACGAACAAGCCCTTGGCAATATTTTTGATTGCACCGTTGGACGAATGTTGCACAAGTAAACTGACTAAACACGAGAACGACGTTCCAGGGTCGGTTCCTGGGGAATTATCGCCAGTGATGAGTTTTATCTGGGTCAGCATTTGTTTGTTGATCACGGTCGGACTTTTCAGGCGCAGTACGAAGGTGGCCGGCAAAGAAGTTGAGTTGTGTTTCTCAATCGGACTGTACACCGGTGAATTTCCTTGTTGCACCAGCAAGGGTTGAATTTGCAATTTGTTAGCTGTCGAAGCTTCCAAATTAACCGTAACACTGCAACCGATTTTATCGGCAAAAATCACTTCCGTTGTAAGTGGCTTCATTTTTTTCGCTTCCAGATCTAACAAGTCATATGGAGTCACGAAGTACACCAATCTCATGGCGTGACCTCCTCTGCGCTTTTGCACAACCCCCAGGGGAGATTTCAGAAGCAACGAATGGATATCGGTGAAATGCTGAGTAGAAAGCGTGTATAGATTGTACAAATCTGTCTCCAGAGCTTGCAATGCGACGAATGCATTcactttgattttcttttcggcATTCAGCTGATAGATGGAAGCCAGACCTTCAAGTTGAGCAGTGAAATCGGAGAAATCTCCCCGTTGCAAACAGGAAACCAGCTCGCTGCAGCTTTGTTGTTTCATTTTGCACTCGTGGTGCACCTTGACGTCCTGCACCGTTCCCCCGGCGTCGAGTATGATTTCCAAATAGAACATATCCGACGAGATGAACAGACCGGAGGTGTCTTCGCTCAATTTCAGCCTAGAACACAAAATTGTCGTTTAATTAGCGTTCTTAATCTCGAATCTTATATGGATTTTGTCctagaaatctgtaaaaaagcGTAAGATTGATGCGTAGGATAAAATATTGTAAAGTTTGATGGCCAAAATCAACAATAGGTTTCTAAGATGACTAACGACGTGTTcgtaaatagattttttgggtgattcatcgattttttttttttggtagatgttaaatcaccttccaatgcttttgcatacagtttgtttaatttacgaacgccagcatcgatagaaaaaatcaatttacgaacacgttGTAAGTGACAAGAAGTTTACAGGCTCAtcgaagaaaaataataattgtgcTTAGATGGCTGCCTTGAACCAAGATATTGCTTGGAGaataattctgtttttttacagtaatttttttttgctgtcaagTGGGTCACATTTCAATATCTTTCGAAGGGGAAGATCTTTGGAAATCGTTTGGAGATACGTCTTATTGAAAACCTTCAATGACTTGAAGGATACATTCAAGGTAAACACTTACCCCAGCTGCCGCGTAAGACAATCGAGTCGCTCAACCAAACCCTGCCGGGAAGTTACTTTGATGCAATACTGCATACTATCTAAAGTTTTCTGAAGGTTAGATTTCTCCACAGAATCTAAGGCATAACGTTTTTCCTGAAAGTAAACTATCATCAATTAATTTGTCCTTCTTTTATCCATATTGATCTTTTCCGATTAGCCCTGAATCCTATGTTGGAAATTTATACTTACCAATAAAGACATCCGCACAGATTTGGACATCTCCTGAAAAGATTTGTACTGCGAAGATTTCGCTTTGGTCCGGAGTCGCTCCATAAGCAACTCCATCTGCCAGGACTCGTGCTTGTCTCCCCCGGTTAGGGATCCGGCAGCAATACCAACGATGCCTTTCCCACTTTTGCCGGCAGATATTGGTCCCTTTATGCCGGCTTTGAGATCCGGCTTCGATTGTTTCCCGTTAGCCATGATGATGGCCGGAAGGGACGTCGTTGACATTTCAACTCGTTTCCTCAGTAGTTTAATTGATTGGAATTACCTGCGAAATTAAATCAccatagtttgaaatatttctgaaagtaaatttaaattttgaagcacACAAATCATCACATATGGTACcttttcatgataaaaaaaaaatgaataaccaACATAATTATATGAATCGAttcaaataaagaagaaaaaaaaagaataatcaaatcaatcaaggTGCTTCCTACCACATTCAACATAAAATCGACCATTACAGCATCCGTTATGAAAAGGAAATCGCCGCAAGCTTATTATGACCTCGTTAcacaaaaaaatactaaattttcttcttcttcttcttcgtttggTGGTAATGGCCAGCTCGTGTGTTGTTGTACGAGCTATACTGCCAAGTCTTGTCAACCGCTGTGTCACGCGTGAAAGTGGAAGTGTTGTTGTGGCTTCTTTTTgccactttttgttattattgtttacTACTGCGAGGGTTGttggatttttataatttgagttGGCAGTTGCatatttatgattattattttacATCTTCTTTTAGATATCGAATCGGCACTGGCCTAAGTGACTCAGAgcgaaatattattaaatttaataaatcgtGTTACTTCTAGGTaagtttttctatttgttttcgCTAGGAGTGTTTCTAGGTCTTCGTTTATTATCAAGCTAGGGAAGTTATTTCTAGAGAGGGTATATTTATAGCATCGGAATAGTATGTGCTCACTGTTCTCAGTCGTGTTGCAAATTTCGCATTTGTCATTGTCTGTCATTTTCCAAAGGAAGAGTTTTTCTTTGTCCAGTGTGTGGAAAGTTCTAAGCCTCCCCATAGTTATGATTTGTTGTGTTCCTAAGTTTAGGTTTGTAAACCAAGGTTTTAGGGTCGGTTTTTTAAGtatttggaaatgttttttaCCTTTAGTTAGCGATAGTTTTTCATATTCATCCTGCCATTCTAATATGGATTCGTCTTTTGCCAAGTTCAGTGCATCGGTTAAAGGTATTTTTGTGTTTATCATTAGTTGTTCATTGCAACCTTGTTTTGATAACATATCTGCCACTTCGTTACCAGTTATGTTGCTATGTCCTGGAACCCATTGGAGCTTAAT
It includes:
- the LOC129749920 gene encoding mediator of RNA polymerase II transcription subunit 1; translated protein: MSTTSLPAIIMANGKQSKPDLKAGIKGPISAGKSGKGIVGIAAGSLTGGDKHESWQMELLMERLRTKAKSSQYKSFQEMSKSVRMSLLEKRYALDSVEKSNLQKTLDSMQYCIKVTSRQGLVERLDCLTRQLGLKLSEDTSGLFISSDMFYLEIILDAGGTVQDVKVHHECKMKQQSCSELVSCLQRGDFSDFTAQLEGLASIYQLNAEKKIKVNAFVALQALETDLYNLYTLSTQHFTDIHSLLLKSPLGVVQKRRGGHAMRLVYFVTPYDLLDLEAKKMKPLTTEVIFADKIGCSVTVNLEASTANKLQIQPLLVQQGNSPVYSPIEKHNSTSLPATFVLRLKSPTVINKQMLTQIKLITGDNSPGTDPGTSFSCLVSLLVQHSSNGAIKNIAKGLFVTLPDQYHCYYLAENKNLQGTIVSSIPFTEPQHVSKILIFLRQQALFNQLLVSCVRNNGASSTRISDYEQLLVFEVSALSCQQITVSLQHPFEESLAMVEFDLRNILAIKVRIFYGDYECDERIINRVSLIVQRTLSIPVTLRALMKLWDEEYEAKFKGKQLTGGPNPGGGEDGNFSMSMGPDDGGGNGSGGPGVETGGSGGGNIGVGPGLNGQQTGMVHQIKTEPMDPVAKKRRGGEDFCKSPKSIKVETEGDDEDIEQDEEDDDDYEESTNMSSGDSNNSLGGNQTNMAQHIASSSSSSSSSSSLKTSSPTNVSISLTAPISRDSTVNNVVNLETSKSDSDLVRPAQTIRDDFLDTVKSDPSLSKHSFSSNNKAAEEKHSFTSSVSITPIAVGKQGSGSSNLNSVEKRSGIEIIPLTNSSTTMSSSVTITPIPMGSSGGSSRSGGSSGSSDKKHSSGSSSSSRKSSSSESDRARMEKKKKRKHEEQLALLQQQMGPPHKIPSKNDAPSSPSGSSRKFTVSPIPTKSSSPSSSSSKSSPKHSPVHHSSPKHQGNYGTSSPKHISGGSSGGGKPSMSALKSATSSSSSSPSSRNNEDGIALTSGGSSKSGGGSGSSSSRDRDRDRDRSDKKSGYSSSSSSSSPKLKTPAVKLKQLDLSSCGTSLAAGVQLELMNSNSSGGSSAGSGSIDFSDNGIFGSTPTDLSKNHTNAASAASMLLLQQAMKNRKSSLSAVIDKLKSAQSGDESSLMLLPELAQQAGFTIKETSSSSKATSASVSNLTSASVSSAATGSSPASLTAIFSGQSAAATAAVATAAALSQLTSASLQAAKGSEYMVKPSSEGIKLTIQNKKGSKSSSSSGSSSSSSKSGLKPGISSGPSKKLSSSQSFSGLPSVSGKSSSSSSSKSFQKSSSSGSLASSSSSSIRSSSKSGSSSSSSKEKSRSSSSKSSSSSSSSIMAQNAAMAVAAAQAAANANALNVMKMLGFTSSIQNMEGFVKTLDTKFQIPKLSARTNSDIDKLKESRPTSSSAPNTPMSSIAQSPTSGSDFSLPFNKLPGDVSPLHSAMLPNVMQNAAMLLRRSPNLEHQGSGGNSRDGFPSIYGKCSTTPTTPTNSVPPPFPSPVGLQSHAMDFSSSSDSVDAASLMRPPSRPSSTMSNNSSSDKLIDATTNSNSMDGGLSSGAASHQQAQAFAAAAVAAQLMNKLDNTQQLVAALKNHHQHMSALSNAAVVAAAAAAAASGGGSGPVRSPASVSVHIMKSPVPSPLPLHATAGGSSVDDELLDEGLVGGK